The sequence below is a genomic window from Rudanella lutea DSM 19387.
GCGCGAAACAGCCCTGATCAACGGGATGCGCGTAGATGATGAGATCGACGAGCGCAAGAGCATCACCGGCTCCACACGCGGGGCGGCTACCTATCTGAAGAAAAGCAATACGCAGTTTAACAACTGGGTGTCGTCGCTGTTTTCGTTTTACCTCGGCGCGGGAGGTATCAGCAAATTGATTCCGCCCGACTGGTCGTACGCGAAGGAAATAGCCTTGTCGGGGTCAACGGACCGGTACATTCTGCGGTTTCTGGCCCATAAAATTGCGGTCGAAAACGCCCTGCCTTCTTATCAGACCAAAAACGCGGTGGCCCTGATCGAGTACCCAAACGGGGGCGGGAAAACGGTTCAGCAGATTGTGACCGACTTGGGCGCACAGGGGGTACAGGTTAATACCGATGATCTGCTGACGTACAACCGCTGGATTCTGGGCGCCAGTATTCCGTCCGACAAGGCGTACACGGTGATGATTCCGGTACCGAGCAATCAGATCAATGAAGTACGGCAGCGGGTGGTAGCGGTTTCGGACAAGAAGACCCCCGACTTTCTCCAAAACGATGTAGGTTTTCCGGTACTGAAAAAAGTGACCTTAGGCGTACGTAGTCAGGCCGACCCTATCCTGTACGAAATCAATGGCTTACCGGGCATTCAGGCACAGGCTGGCGATAATGCCGGTACCCTGGCTCGTAAAGCGAAGGTGAGCTATTCCAGCTTCTTGCGGTATAACGATCTGACCGAAAAAATGCCGATTGAGCCCGGTGAGGTGTATTATCTGGCCAAAAAGCGTAAAAAAGCGCTGGTGCCGTTTCATACTACCCGCGAGGGCGAAACCACCCGGAGCATTTCGCAGCGGTACGGCATCCGGCTGAAACACCTGCTGAAATACAACCGGCTCGACCGGGTACAGCGGCTTCAGGTTGGCCGGGTGATGTGGCTCCGCGAACGTCGGCCCCGCAACCGTCCGGTCGAAATCATCAACGTCCCGACGCCCCCCGTGTACGACCCCACGCCCGCTACGCCATCCACTCGGCCCGATGTAGCGGCCTCAGGCAATGGCAGTACGGCGCCCTCCCGCCCGGTCAACAGCGACAATATTCCGCGTAACCCGTCGGAACGCAAACTGTACACGCCCAAGTTTGGGGGTGAAAATGTACCCGCTACCACCACCACGCCCCCCGAAACGGGCAACGGTAGCTCAACGGCATCGCGGCCAGCATCTCGCCCGGCTACCCCTCCGGCCGACCGCCCGGTGGTATCGAACACGCGGCCCATAACGCCCCCCAGCCCCAACGGCGGTAATGGCGGTTCGCGTACTGTGACGGTGAAACCAGCTACCCCGGCCTCTGAGCCCGACGAAGATAACGACCTGCTGCCTTCCGTGCCTACGAAGGCGAATCGGCAGGGAGGGTACGAGGTGACGGGCAATGAGCCGACTTTGCCGCCCAACACGCGCCCGGCGACCGTACCGACCGACCGAACGGCTGGCAACACGCGCCCCGCTGCTCCGGCTACCCGGCCCGCTCCCGCCAATCGGCCGACAACAACGGCTGGCGGCCGTACTATGACTCACTCCGTTGAGCCAGGACAGACCTATTATAGCATTTCGAAACTCTACGGGGTGTCTATTGACGATCTGCTGGCTGCCAATAACCTGACGTTGGAAGACAAACTGTCGGTAGGGCAATCGCTTACGGTACGCAACGTGCCGCAGGGCTTCCCGGCAGGGCGGCCCCTCAATACCTCAGCGCCGACGGCCACGCAGCCCCGGTCGGAAACGATTTACCACACCGTTGAAAAAGGGCAGACCATGTTCCGAATCTCGAAGCTGTACAACGTGACTATCGAGCAGATTCAGGAGTGGAACGGCCTGACCGATGTGACGGTTAAGGAAGGACAAAAGATTAAAATAGTTAAGTAAAAAGGAGATAGGAGTGAGGAGCGAGAAGAGAGGAGTGAGAAGATAGGAGTGAGGAGTTGCTGACGCGTCAGCATTACTCGTGCGTCAGCAACTCCTCACTCCTCACTCCTATCTTCTAACTCCTCTCTCCTCACTTCTCAGAAAAGCATGATTCTGATTGAGAATACGGTCATCAGCGATGACATTGCCGATAAGTTCTTCGTTTGCAACCTTGACAAATGCAAGGGGGCCTGCTGTGTTGAAGGCGATTTGGGGGCCCCCCTCGAAGCCGACGAACTGCACATTCTGCAACGCATTTACCCGAAGGTAAAGCCTTACCTCTCGCCCGAAGGCATTGCCGCTATCGAAAAACAGGGTTTGTACGAGCCCGACGGTGAAGGGGGGTTTGTGACGACGACCGTGGGCGGGCGAGAGTGTGTGTTTGCCACCTGGAACGATAAGGGAATCCTGAAATGCGGGATCGAAGATGCCTACAATGATGGCAAAGTCGATTGGAAAAAGCCGATTTCGTGCCACCTGTACCCGATTCGGGTGACCAAGTACGATCAGTATCATGCTCTCAACTACGACCGGTGGCCTATTTGCAGCCCGGCCTGCGGACTTGGTAAAGAGCTGAACGTGCCTGTTTACAAATTCGTCCGCGAAGCCCTGATTCGGGCCTACGGCGAAGCCTGGTATGCCGAGCTGGTAGCCGAAATCGAAGGAACAACGAACGACGAGCAGTGAACAATTATCAACGAACAACGAACAGTTAACAAGCACTGCTCACTCATGACTGTTCGTTGATAATTGATCATTGTTGGTTGTCCACTATTGGTTGCTCACTGTTCGTTGTTCGTTGATCGTTGTTTACTGTTCGTTGTTCACTGATACCTGTAACCATGCAACAGCGCGATTACTTTGAGGATGTGTACGAGGTGGTGCGGCAGGTGCCGCTTGGCCGTGTGACGACCTATGGAGCCATTGCGCGGTATCTGAGTTTGCGGGCCGGTGCCCGAATGGTGGGCTGGGCCATGAATGCCAGCCATACCCGCCCCGATGTACCCGCGCACCGCGTTGTAAACCGGCTAGGCATTTTGTCGGGTAAACATTTCTTTGGTAGCCCCACCCGGATGCAGGAGCTTCTGGAGGCCGAAGGTGTCCTGGTCTCCGACGACCGAATCACCGATTTCAAAACCCGCCTGTGGGACCCCACCGAGGAGTTGACTTTGTAAACGGATGGTGGAGCGATTCGCGGTGAATTAACGTGCATTATGCATAATGGCTGACGCAAGGGCCTTCGACAGGCTCAGGCTGACATTATGCTTGAGAGCCCCAGTCAGCCCGGACCGCGTGCGGTTGAGCCTGTCGAAGGCCCTTGCGTCAGCCATCATTTGTTGAACAGCTGGTTGTAATACAAATTTTCCATAATTTATGTTAGGTTAACAGCCAGAGTATCAACTGCTCTCACCCCAAAACGACAAGCCTTTAACTTGCCCGATTGCTACAGATTCCGGACGTATTTCTGCCCGCCGAGGGCACGCATTTGCCGGGAAATTTGCCGGGTTCGGCGTTGGATGTAGTTGGAAGGGTTGGCAATTGAGAACCGGATCGGATTGGGCAGTACGGCCGCAATCCGGGCGGCTTCGTCGCGGGAGAGCGACTTAGCCGGGTGGTCGTAATAGCGTTGACTGGCCGCTTCCACGCCAAATGTCATGGGGCCTGTTTCGGCTACGTTCAGGTACACTTCCAGAATCCGTTTTTTGCCCCACACCAGTTCAATCAGTACGGTGAAGTACACTTCAAGCCCTTTCCGAATGTAGCTCCGGCCGTTCCAGAGAAACACGTTTTTGGCTACCTGTTGCGAAATGGTACTGGCTCCCCGTGGGCGTTTGCGCCGTTGGTTTTCCTTGATGGCATCCTGAATTTCGTCGAAGTCGAAGCCCCAATGGTACGGAAAGGCCTGATCTTCGGAGGCAACTACCGCCAGGGCGGCTTCTTTGCTGATGTTTTCGTACGAAGTCCAGTCTTTATACACCCGGCTGCTTTGGTCGGTGCCGAGGGTATCCCACCACCGCGACACCACCAGCGGAGTCACCCAGACGGGTACCCACTTGAGCACAATCACCCAGCCGATCGAAAACAGAAAGAGGTACAGCGCGAGTTGGGCGGCTATCCGGTAGAGTTTGCCCACCCACGGGTGCTCCCGCAAAAACCGACGCCCCTGCGCCCAGGCCGACCCGCCTGTGTTGGCGCGCCCCGTGCCCGCCGAGGCCGTATTGCGTGAACCCGTTGAGCCCATGGCCGAGTACGAGGCATCGGGTTGGCGGTTGGCGTTGCTGTTGCGCGGGCGATTTTCAGACATGGGTTTTTGAGGTACACCAGCAACGTACCGGTGTAGCATAAACGCGAAAATGCTAAAAAAAGCTGTATGTGGGCCAGAAAATGAGTTAATCTACAAACAGACTGGCCGCTACCCGGTCGGCAAAGAGCTTGCCCGCCTGCGTGAGCCGGAGAAAACCGTCGGCTTTTTGTAGCCATTGTTGTTCGTATAACTCGCCCAGGGCCGAGGCCTGTTGTTGCTCAAAATCACCTCCTGTGAGTTGGCTCAGTTCGGTCAGCGAGCAGCCCCACTGGGTGCGTAGGCCCGTCAGCAGATACTCGTTGACCCGGTCGGCCGGGGTCAGGGTTTCGGTTTCGGCGGGTAGCTCACCGGCTTCGATTGCCCGCAGATACAGCGCATTGTTGGCCACGTTGAACTGTCGGCTATGGCCATTGTACGAGTGCGCACTTGGCCCCACGCCCAGGTACGGGCGTTGCTGCCAGTAGGCCGTATTGTGCCGGGCGTAATGGCCGGGTTTGGCAAAATTCGAAATCTCGTAGTGCTCGTAGCCTGCACCAGCAAGCGTTTGGGTGAGTTGCTCGAAATGGTCGGCGGCCAGGCCTTCGTCGAGAGCCGGGAGTTTGCCTTTCTGTGTCCAGCGGCCAAATGCCGTATCGGGTTCAATGGTGAGTGCATACGCTGATAGGTGCGGAACGTTCAGCGACAGGGCGCGGTCGAGGTCGTACTGCCAGACGCTGAAAAGCGGAATGCCGTAGATCAGGTCGATACTGAGATTGTCGAAACCAGCCTCGCGGGCCAGCCGTACACATTGCTCAGCTTCGGCGGCATTGTGGGCGCGGTTCATCCAGCGCAGAGCCTCCTCGCTAAACGTTTGGATACCAATACTGAGCCGGTTCACGTACCGCCGGAGCATGGTCAGTTTGGCGGGCGTCAGGTCGTCGGGGTTAGCTTCAAGCGTAATTTCGGCATCGGGGGCTATGCTAAACCGCCCATGAATCGTGTCGAACAAACGGGCCAGTTCGGCTTCGGTCAGTAACGAGGGAGTACCCCCTCCGAAATACACGGTTTGCAGTTCGGAGGGGGGTAAATAGGTGGCTTGCAGGCCTATTTCGGTTCGGATAGCCTCCACCATCGCGTCTTTTCGGCTCAGGTTGGTGCTGAAATGAAAATCGCAGTAGTGGCAGGCCTGCTTACAAAACGGAATATGGAGGTACAGATGCATTCGTTACGACTGACTGGCGAGGGCTTTGATCCCTTTTACCTCAACAACCGTTTTTTGCTGCCCGTTTCCAGCGCAGTGAATCATGGCCAAACCGATCTCTTTCAGCGTGCATACGTAGTTGGCAAACAGCACCCGAAAGGCTGGGTACAGCCAGCTCAGGTATTTGTAATAGGGGAGGGTGTTTTTGAGTCCTTCGGTGGGCTGAATGTAGCCCGGCCGGAAGTTGTAGACCTGCCGGAAGGGCAGTTTCATCAGATCGTTTTCGGTTTTGCCTTTCACGCGCGCCCACATGGTACGGCCCTTTTCGGTACTGTCGGTGCCTGCCCCCGACACGTAACAGAACGTCATGTCGGGGTTGAGTTCGCTCAGGGTTTGGGCAAAATTGAGGGTGAGCGTGTAGGTAATTTTGTAAAAATCGTGCTCGCTCATGCCGAGCGACGAGGTGCCGAGACAAAAGAAACAGGCGTTGTACCCGCGTAGGTCGGCTTCTACGGCCGAGAGATCGAAAAAGTCGGGTACCAGTAATTCCTTTAGTTTGGGGTGGCTAACCCCGCAGGCTTTTCGCCCGACGACCAGAACGTGCTCAACGTCGGGGTGGAGCAGGCATTCGTGCAGAACACCTTCGCCAACCATGCCCGTGGCACCTGTGATAATTGCTTTCAGTTTCATGATGAACAGTGGGTTGTTATTCAAATGTACAGATTGACAACCACTATTCAGTTAATTAGTCAGCTTCTTTTCGAGCACAAGGGTCAGTCCGCGTGTACCCTGCACCGTTCCAACAATGTCGAACCCGTGCCGCAGGTTTAGGATCAGCATCGAACGCCACCTATTGTATGTTTGGGTGCGTAGGGTATGGTAGCCCTGTTGGCGGCACCAGTTGTGCTGCTCCGTCATGAGTGCCGAGGCAATGCCCTGTCCCCGGTAGGCCGGTAGTACTCCGCCGAGCCAACTGTAAAAATGCCCCGGTTTGCGCTCATACCCGATTTTGTAGCCAACAAGTACGGGGCCATCAAACGCCAGCCCGACCCAAAGTGGGGTACGCGCCTGTTGGTAATCCAGTTCGGCAGCAACCTGTTCGGGCGATTGGTCGCCAAAAATTTGGGCAATGAGTTGTGCGAGTTCGGCCGCAAGCGCAGGGGGCAACGGGTCGGTATGCCATTCGTAGCGAAGTGTCATAGCGCAAAATAAGCTACCGGTCGGGGCACTTCTTACATCGTTTGCCTTTCTTGTATTTCTTGCAGCATTTTTTCAGCACGCAATCGACGCCCGCCAGCCGGTTTTCGGTAACGTAACTTTGGGCAAATGGCCCCGGTGTGGCCGAGGGGCAAACGTCTTCAATCATGGATGGTTTTAAATTGGAACAGCCCGGCTAGGCATTAGGGGTCTGTATTTACTCCATAAACGTAATAGAGATTTATTTTAGTTTAGACTGTTTCTAAATTTATAAGGATTTGGTAGTAAAATCACGTCGTAAATGGCCTAAAGACCCTAATCTTGTACACTATGCTCTCTTCTCTGTATTCTTTATCACGGTTTCGTGATTTTGGTGTGTTGCTGCTCCGGCTGGCATTTGGGTTGCAACTGGTGCTGTCGGCGTGGCCTTACATGAGTGATCCGGCCAAACTAACCGAATTTACTAACTACCTGACTACGCTCGGGTTTCCATTTCCGGGGCCGGGGGCAGTCGTGTCGGCCTACACCGAGTTTTTGGGCGGAATATTGCTGATACTCGGCCTTTGGACTCGTCCGGTGGCTCTGGTGGTGGCGTTTAACTTTCTGGTGGCGCTCTTGCTGGGTCACGTATTCATAGCCGACACGTACGAGAATTCGTATCCGTCGGCCAACCTGCTGGTAGTCACTTTGTTTTTGGCGTTCAATGGGGCTGGTGCGTACAGTATTGATGCTCGGCTGGGCCACCGTTAAACGTTTTATTTACTTTTTCAGCACTGGACATTCGGACTTCAGACACTGGACGTTAGACTTACTACTTTTATAGATCGAGGCCTAACGTCTAATGTCCAACATCTAATGTCCAGCAGTGAGATTCGCTTCATGAAACCATTTGTTACGGGTCTGTGCTTGTATTTGCTGCCCGCCTTGCTCTGGGCACAAACCCCCACCGTGCGCGACACCCTGCTGACCGGCTTCACCCGCTCCGAACTGACCCCGCTTTACTACGGACTCGGTACCGACCGGCTGGGTGGGGCACGCATGGAAACCCTCGATTCGGCCGTGGTGCTTAACCTGACTGGGCTCGACTCGTCGGGGCGTTTCTGGCGAGTTCGATTGGCCCCGTCGCTGTCGGGGTTTTTGCCGGTTGAGCAGGTACGTATCGATACCACGGCCCGCTACCCAACCGGTGGCCTGACGGGTAACTGGACGGTTTCGGGCGATGCTGCGTTGCCCGGCAACGATGTATTGGCGATTCGGCTCCCGGCGCGGCTTCCGTACCGGGGGCAACTCCTGGCCGATGGTCACCTTATTGTAGACTTGTTTGGCGTCACCAGCAACACTAACTGGATAACCCAACGCGAATCGGCTGGGGTTATCCGAGATGTATGGTTTGAGCAGCTTGCCGACGAAATCCTGCGCGTTCATGTGACCCTGAAAAAGCCACGGAGCTGGGGGTACAGTTTAGGTTACGCCAAAAATACCCTGACCATGCGGGTTCGGCGGGGGCCTGCGAAACCCCGGCTGCGCGGCATGACGGTTGCCGTCGATGCCGGACATGGCGGCAGTAATACCGGGGCGCGTGGGCTGGAAACGGGCGTGCTCGAAAAAGACATGACCCTTGATGTAGCCCGACAGGTACGCGACCTTCTCACGCGTAAAGGCGTGCGGGTAATCATGACCCGCGATACCGACACCAACATAGGCCCAACGGCCCGGCTTCGGGCGATGCGGCAGCTCATGCCCGACCTGTTGGTGAGTATTCACTTCAATGCGTCGGGGATCCGGGCGGTACGGGGCATGAGTACGTACTACAAGCACCTGGGGTTTCGGCCGCTGAGTCAGGTGATGCTGCGGGAGTTGTTGCGGGTGAAAACAGGTATTCCGGGCGAAAAAATGCCTGAATTTGGCAATGTGGGGCACTTCAATTTCTTTTTCAATACACCCACTGAGTACCCCAACGTGCTGGTGGAGGGGCCATTTTTGAGTAACTCCGCCGATGAGCAGCTCATTGTTGACCCGCGCTTCCGCAAACGCATGGCGCGGGCCATTGCTACCGGTATCCGAAAGGGGATTCGTTAAATTACAGCGATGTCATCTCGTTTGAAGAGATGACATCGCTGTAATTCGTCACCCGACGTGAATATCGGCGGTCATGTATAGCTTCACCTGACCCGCAATATCGACTCGTTCACCGTTGTGTTTGCAGCGGAGGTAGCCCCCCCGGCGCGAAATTTGGCGGGCGGTGAGTTCGGTTTTGCCGAGCCGTTCGGCCCAGTACGGGATGAGGGTCGTGTGGGCCGAGCCCGTGACAGGGTCTTCGTCGACGCCCGATTGTGGAGCAAAGAACCGCGACACAAAATCCACCCCTGATTCGCCCGGCGAGTCCACGCCGGGAGCCGTAACAATAACGCCCCGCGCCGGCACCGAGGCCAGTTCGCGGAAATTGGGGTTGAGGTTCTCGATTTCGGCCTGTGAGCCGTACACCAATAGGTAATCGGACTTCCCCTTATAAATTTCGAGGGGGCGTTGTTCGAGGCCACTCAGTAAGGCGGGCGGTTGCACATTGGCCCGCTGAAGCGTGTCGGACGGGAAGTCGAGTACGAGCCAGTCGCCCTGACGGCACACTTTCAGCTCACCACTACGCGAATCCAGATAAATTTCGTCGACATTCCCCGAAAAGGGCTCCAGCGAGAAAATGACGTAGGCGGTGGCCAGCGTAGCGTGGCCGCACAGGTCGACCTCGACGGTGGGCGTAAACCAGCGGATGTGGTAGCGGCCCGTAGCCGGGTTGTGGGTGTAAAAAGCGGTTTCGGCCAGGTTGTTTTCGGCCGCAATTTGCTGCATAGTCTCGTCGGGCAGCCACTCGGTGAGTGGGCATACCGCGGCCGGGTTTCCGGCAAAAAGCCGGTCGGTAAAGGCATCGAGTTGGTAAAGACGCATTCGGTTCAGTAGAAAAGGGTTTTAGGGAATGGTGGCTTCCAGCGATTGAAAAGTAGGCTCGTCGAAAGCCAATAACGACGGAATAATCAGATTGGCAATAGCAAATTTAGGTTCTTCGGCTTCAAACAGGGCAGGTACGGCCACAGTAATCATACCGGCCGCGTGCGCTGATTTTAAGCCATTACCTGAGTCCTCAAAAGCAAGGCAATGGGTGGGTGTTACGCCCAGCTTTCGGGCTGCCCCCAGATACACATCGGGCGCGGGTTTGTTGCGGGCTTCGAGCGTGGCCGAATGCCAGGTTTTCAGCAACGACCGAATGCCCAGCCGGTCAATAACAACCTCGATCAGGTTCATGGGCGAGGCCGACGCAATAGCCGTTGGGATGCCCCGGTCGTGGAAGAAACGAAGAATCTCGACGGCACCCGGCATAGGTTCGGCGTGGAGGCCAATCTGACGGTGGGCTCCTTCGAGAATAGCCTCGCCAATTTCGGCCCGCGTCCGAATGGTCTCATCCCACGGCCGACGCTCAAACCAGTACTCGGCTACGGCATCGGTGGGCAGACCGGTGGTGAGTTTACACTCGTCGTCGGTCAGATGAAGGCCTACCGTGGCAAAAATGTCAATTTCTACGGCGCGCCAGTGGGGTTCTGAGTCCACCAGAAGGCCGTCCATGTCAAATATGGCTGCTTGTATCATGCAAATGACTAAAAATACTGGGCGTTGGGCGGGTGTTTACCGGAACGAGAGGCTGATGCTTTGAACAGTGGGGTTTAGCCGCTGCATAACCGGATTGGCCGACGAAAACTCACCGTCGCCCGACACGGTCTGGTAGCTTTGTTCCTGCGCGGGCGACAGTGCCCCGGCCGCAAACTGCACATTCAGGTACACTTTACCGTCCGGGTCCTGAAGTTTCCCGGTTTGCCAGCTCGACACGTTACCGCCATAGTCCCAGTCGAATCCATATAGGCTAAACGCTCTGCCGTTTAATTTCTCTACTTCTTTGAGCGTACTACCAATCCGCAGGCCCTCCGGCGTGGCCCATCGGCTGGCGCTGGCTGTTGGTACCGCCTTGCCGATCTCGGCGGCATCGGCTTCAATCAGGACCATCTCGGGGCGCGTGTGCTGCTCATCTTTCCAGATAATCTGCGCCTGATCGGGGGTGCCTTTGAATAGCGTCGTGCCAATGTAAAAATCACCCTCGGCTCCCCAAACGGTATCGGCTTTTGTGACGTTTTCGGCCCCCAGAATCTGGATGAGTTGAGCTTCGGAAGTATTGGCCCGGACAACACCCGCCTGTTCGCCCGGGATAAGCACAAAGTTGTCGGGCGATGTCTGCGGCCCTTCGGTTGAGAGGGTCGTCGCGAGCGTATCATCGTCGGATACAGCTGTCGAATCGTTGGTGGCTCCGCTGCCGTCGGGTTTCGATTGGCAGGCCGTCAGCAGAGCCAGGCACAGGAGTAAGGAAATATGTTTCAAGGGAATATTCGGGAAATGAACGAGTTACGAGTTTGTGGGGCACCCCCTACTCCCTCCTTAGTTAGAGGAGGGGGTTAGGGGGTGGTCAGCCGGTCTTTTCAGAGCTGTGCTTGCCGGAAGGGTTTGATGTCTATTTTCTCCCAGACTTTGCCCTGCACGTAAGGTTCCCACGATAGCCAGTCCTGAAGCTGGGCTTCGGTCTCGAAATCGAGGAGCATCATAGAGCCAATCATCTGACCCTCGGGACTGAGCAGGGCTCCGCCCACCACGTAATGACCCATCTCTTTTAGTTTGCGAACTCCCTCAAAATGGTTTGGGCGGACGGCCATCCGGCGGTCGAGCGCCTGTTCGTCGGTGCCATCGTAGGCGTGTACAACGTAAAGCATTGCGTAGCTGTTTTGGGCACCAAGATAATACGATTGCCGCGCTTTTGGGCGTCCCTGTCCGGATGGACCGGCGATGCAGCCCGAAACCAGGCCCCGTACCAGTACCCAGGTGGGGCCAAGGGGGCACTTGTCGTGTCGGATTCGGGGTTTTCTTCCTAATTTGGGCCTTTTATCGCTTCTTCATAACAACAATGCTCCGTCTGTACTACTTAGCCATTGCGGTAATGGCATGCCCGGCGTTTGCCCAACCGCAACCGGCCGCTTCATCGTCCCGTCTGACCGTCGAGAAAATCATGCAGGACCCTAAAAATTGGGTTGGCACCTCGCCCTCGGGCGTTTTCTGGGCCGAAGATGGCAAAACCGTCTATTTCAACTGGAACCCCGAAAAAGCCAAAGGGGACTCGCTTTACAAGGTAGTGCTCGCGGGCGACCGTAAGCCGCAGAAGGTAAGCCCCGCCGAGCGCCGGAGCCTGCCCTCGGGCCCCGGTGTGTATAACCGCGACCGCAGCCTGAAACTCTACGACAAAAACGGCGATCTGTTTCTGGTCGATTGCCGTACCTACCAGACCCGGCAGTTGACCAATACGGTGGATCGGGAGGCTAATCCGCAGTTTTCGGGCGACGAGCGGGCGGTGGTGTTTTCGCGTGGCGGCAATCTGTTTCGCATGACCCTGAGCAATGGCGAGCTGAGCCAGATTACCTACTTTGATCCCGGCACCAAACGGGCTGAGGTTAAGCCCAATACCCAGGAAACCCTGTTGAAAAAAGAGCAGCTGGGCCTGTTCGATGTATTGCGCGAGCGGAAGGAAAAGCGGGATGAATCCGAAAAAATTGACAAAGGCGATACGCCAAGGCGGCCCAAACAGTTTTATACCGAAGGCCGGATGCTTATGAGCCCGCAACTGAGTCCCGACGGTAAGTTTGTTACGTTTACGCTCGCCAAAGCGGCTTCGGGTGCCAAAAGTACCGTGGTGCCCAGCTACGTAACCGAGTCGGGCTTTACCGAAGACCTGCCCGCCCGGACCAAAGTGGGAGCTCCGCTGGCCTCGTACGAGTTGTTTGTGTATGATATTGACCGCGACACGGTACAGGCGGTGTCATTGCGAACGGTACCCGGCATTACCGACCGGATCAATTTTACGGGTGGGGCGGCCACATCGGCCAAACCCGACACGAGCAAACGGGCGGCTCTGCGCTCGGTTACGATCTCAAACGTGCTATGGTCGCCACAGGCTACCAATCGGTACGCGGTGCTGGTGCTGCGGGCGCAGGACAATAAAGACCGCTGGATTATGCAGCTCGACCCGGCCACACGCACGCTCAAGCTCATTGATCGCCAACACGACGATGCCTGGGTGGGTGGCCCCAACATTGGGTTTGGCCCGAACCCCGGTACGCTCGGTTTTCTGGCCGATGGACAAACGCTTTATTTCCAGTCTGAGGCCGATGGCTATTCGCATCTGTACACGGTAAACTTGACCACGGGCGAGCGTAAGCAACTGACTTCGGGCCGGTTCGAGGTGCAGCAGGTGACACTTTCGAAGGATAAGCAGTTTTTCTTCCTGACCACCAATGAAGTACACCCCGGCGAGCAACACCTGTACCGGATGGCCGTAACCGGCGGCCCGCGTGAGCGACTGACCACCATGACCGGGGCCAACGATGTAACCCTCTCGCCCGATGAGCGCAGCATGGTCATTCGGCACTCGTACGCCAACCGCCCCTGGGAATTGTATCTGGCTGGTTTAGAGCAACAATCAATAGCAAACAGTAAAAAACAGACCGCACCAAAGAAGGAAGCTGGCTCGGTTGGGGCAACCCCGGTGCAACTGACCGATTCGCCCACGGCCGAGTTTAAGGCATACCCCTGGCGCGACCCGCAGGTGGTGACTATTCCGGCCCGCGATGGGCAGGCTATTTATGCCCGGCTGTACAAGCCATCGGGCGATGTAAAACCCAATGGCCGGGCCGTTGTGTTTGTGCACGGAGCCGGTTATCTGCAAAATGCGCACAAGTGGTGGAGCCAGTATTTCCGGGAGTACATGTTTCATAACCTCCTGGTCGATAAGGGGTACACGGTGCTCGATATTGACTACCGGGCGAGTGCAGGCTACGGCCGCGACTGGCGTACGGGTATTTATCGGCACATGGGAGGCAAAGACCTGACCGACCACGTCGATGCAGCTGCCTGGCTCGTTAAAAACCACGGTGTTGAGGCCAACCGGATTGGTATTTACGGTGGGTCGTACGGTGGGTTTATCACCCTGATGGCTATGTTCACAACGCCCGGCACGTTTGCTGCCGGTGCGGCCCTGCGCCCCGTAACCGATTGGGCGGCCTACAACCACGGCTACACGGCCAACATCCTCAACGAACCCCAGACCGATTCGCTGGCGTACCGTCGGTCGTCGCCGATTTACTTCGCCGATGGGCTGAAGGGCCACTTGCTCATCTGCCACGGTATGGTCGATGTGAATGTGCACTATCAGGATGCCGTCCGGCTGGCC
It includes:
- a CDS encoding DoxX family protein, with protein sequence MLSSLYSLSRFRDFGVLLLRLAFGLQLVLSAWPYMSDPAKLTEFTNYLTTLGFPFPGPGAVVSAYTEFLGGILLILGLWTRPVALVVAFNFLVALLLGHVFIADTYENSYPSANLLVVTLFLAFNGAGAYSIDARLGHR
- a CDS encoding YciI family protein gives rise to the protein MLYVVHAYDGTDEQALDRRMAVRPNHFEGVRKLKEMGHYVVGGALLSPEGQMIGSMMLLDFETEAQLQDWLSWEPYVQGKVWEKIDIKPFRQAQL
- the hxpB gene encoding hexitol phosphatase HxpB, with amino-acid sequence MIQAAIFDMDGLLVDSEPHWRAVEIDIFATVGLHLTDDECKLTTGLPTDAVAEYWFERRPWDETIRTRAEIGEAILEGAHRQIGLHAEPMPGAVEILRFFHDRGIPTAIASASPMNLIEVVIDRLGIRSLLKTWHSATLEARNKPAPDVYLGAARKLGVTPTHCLAFEDSGNGLKSAHAAGMITVAVPALFEAEEPKFAIANLIIPSLLAFDEPTFQSLEATIP
- a CDS encoding GNAT family N-acetyltransferase; translated protein: MTLRYEWHTDPLPPALAAELAQLIAQIFGDQSPEQVAAELDYQQARTPLWVGLAFDGPVLVGYKIGYERKPGHFYSWLGGVLPAYRGQGIASALMTEQHNWCRQQGYHTLRTQTYNRWRSMLILNLRHGFDIVGTVQGTRGLTLVLEKKLTN
- a CDS encoding N-acetylmuramoyl-L-alanine amidase, with the translated sequence MKPFVTGLCLYLLPALLWAQTPTVRDTLLTGFTRSELTPLYYGLGTDRLGGARMETLDSAVVLNLTGLDSSGRFWRVRLAPSLSGFLPVEQVRIDTTARYPTGGLTGNWTVSGDAALPGNDVLAIRLPARLPYRGQLLADGHLIVDLFGVTSNTNWITQRESAGVIRDVWFEQLADEILRVHVTLKKPRSWGYSLGYAKNTLTMRVRRGPAKPRLRGMTVAVDAGHGGSNTGARGLETGVLEKDMTLDVARQVRDLLTRKGVRVIMTRDTDTNIGPTARLRAMRQLMPDLLVSIHFNASGIRAVRGMSTYYKHLGFRPLSQVMLRELLRVKTGIPGEKMPEFGNVGHFNFFFNTPTEYPNVLVEGPFLSNSADEQLIVDPRFRKRMARAIATGIRKGIR
- a CDS encoding PhzF family phenazine biosynthesis protein, which translates into the protein MRLYQLDAFTDRLFAGNPAAVCPLTEWLPDETMQQIAAENNLAETAFYTHNPATGRYHIRWFTPTVEVDLCGHATLATAYVIFSLEPFSGNVDEIYLDSRSGELKVCRQGDWLVLDFPSDTLQRANVQPPALLSGLEQRPLEIYKGKSDYLLVYGSQAEIENLNPNFRELASVPARGVIVTAPGVDSPGESGVDFVSRFFAPQSGVDEDPVTGSAHTTLIPYWAERLGKTELTARQISRRGGYLRCKHNGERVDIAGQVKLYMTADIHVG